Proteins from a single region of Gammaproteobacteria bacterium:
- the prfA gene encoding peptide chain release factor 1, translated as MTPSIERKLDSLAERLQELQALLSDAGTIAQTQRFRELSREFAQLGPLISAFDAYRDNRAEIAATEEMLGDKDPAVRALAQEELKRVRQEDERLETEVKRLLIPSDPLDDANIFLEIRAGTGGDEAALFAGNLFRMYSMYAERRRWQIEVLSTSHGEHGGYKEIISRVIGRGVYSRLKFESGTHRVQRVPATEAQGRIHTSACTVAILPEAEEVGEVDINPADLRVDTYRASGAGGQHVNKTDSAIRITHLPSGIVVECQDERSQHKNRARALSLLKARLTAQAREKQQAEQAQARRLQVGSGDRSERIRTYNFPQGRLTDHRINLTLYKLGDIMEGDLDPVIDPLINEHQAEELAALAP; from the coding sequence TTGACGCCGTCCATCGAGCGCAAGCTGGACTCACTGGCCGAGCGCCTGCAGGAACTGCAGGCGCTGCTGTCAGACGCCGGCACCATCGCCCAGACGCAGCGTTTCCGCGAGCTGTCCAGGGAATTCGCCCAGCTCGGCCCGCTCATCTCCGCCTTCGACGCCTACCGCGACAACCGCGCCGAGATCGCCGCGACGGAGGAGATGCTCGGAGACAAGGATCCCGCCGTGCGCGCGCTGGCGCAGGAAGAGCTGAAACGGGTCCGGCAGGAGGACGAACGGCTTGAGACCGAGGTCAAGCGCCTGCTGATACCCTCCGATCCGCTCGACGATGCGAACATCTTTCTCGAGATCCGCGCCGGCACCGGCGGCGACGAGGCCGCGCTGTTCGCCGGCAATCTGTTCCGCATGTACTCGATGTATGCCGAGCGCAGGCGCTGGCAGATCGAGGTGCTGAGCACCAGCCACGGCGAGCACGGCGGTTACAAGGAGATCATCAGCCGCGTCATCGGCCGCGGCGTCTACTCGCGCCTGAAATTCGAATCCGGCACCCACCGCGTGCAGCGCGTCCCCGCCACCGAGGCGCAGGGACGCATCCACACCTCGGCCTGCACGGTGGCGATCCTCCCTGAAGCCGAGGAGGTCGGCGAGGTCGACATCAATCCGGCCGACCTCAGGGTCGACACCTACCGCGCCTCGGGCGCGGGCGGCCAGCACGTCAACAAGACCGACTCGGCGATCCGCATCACGCACCTGCCGAGCGGCATCGTGGTCGAATGCCAGGACGAACGCTCGCAGCACAAGAACCGCGCGCGCGCCCTCTCGCTGCTGAAGGCCCGCCTGACCGCGCAGGCGCGCGAGAAACAGCAGGCCGAACAGGCGCAGGCGCGCCGCCTGCAGGTCGGCAGCGGCGACCGCTCTGAACGCATCCGGACCTACAATTTCCCGCAGGGACGCCTCACCGACCACCGCATCAACCTGACCCTGTACAAGCTCGGCGATATCATGGAAGGCGATCTGGACCCGGTCATCGACCCCCTCATCAACGAACACCAGGCCGAAGAGCTGGCGGCCCTCGCGCCATGA
- a CDS encoding glutamyl-tRNA reductase, which yields MPLVAIGLNHKTAPLPVRERVAFPPDRLPTILRDLTSNVHISEAAILSTCNRTELVCCLDQPDGRIVIDWFREYHKLRPEEIEPYLYTHPDQGAVRHLLRVASGLDSMILGEPQILGQIKDAYLAAKQAGTVGKLLNKLFEHTFSVAKQIRTDTAIGASPVSVAFAAVSLARQIFSSLAGHTALLIGAGDTIELAARHLRENGIQRLIIANRTLARAENLVKAVNGLAITLAEIPAYLAEADIVISSTASQLPILGKGAVERAVKARRHRPMLMVDIAVPRDIEPEVGSLNDVYLYTVDDLKEIIDEGLRSRQQAALQAEDIIDAQTLRFMGWLRSLDAVTAIRAYRDHAEALREGELEKARRMLRSGADPDKVLALLAYALTNKLAHDLTAQMRRAGFEGRNDLLRAARELLDLKDPDE from the coding sequence ATGCCGTTAGTCGCCATCGGCCTCAATCATAAGACGGCTCCTCTGCCGGTGCGGGAGCGCGTGGCGTTCCCGCCCGACCGGCTGCCGACGATCCTGCGCGACCTCACATCGAACGTCCACATCAGCGAGGCGGCCATACTGTCCACCTGCAACCGCACCGAGCTGGTATGCTGCCTCGACCAGCCGGACGGCCGCATCGTCATCGACTGGTTCCGCGAGTACCACAAGCTGCGCCCGGAGGAGATCGAACCCTATCTCTACACTCATCCCGACCAGGGCGCGGTAAGGCACCTGCTGCGGGTGGCGAGCGGGCTGGACTCCATGATCCTGGGCGAACCCCAGATCCTTGGACAGATCAAGGATGCCTATTTAGCGGCCAAACAGGCCGGGACCGTAGGCAAGCTCCTCAACAAGCTGTTCGAGCACACCTTCTCCGTCGCCAAGCAGATCCGCACCGATACCGCGATCGGGGCGAGCCCGGTATCGGTGGCGTTCGCGGCCGTGAGCCTCGCCAGGCAGATCTTCAGCTCGCTCGCGGGACACACCGCGCTGCTCATCGGCGCCGGCGACACCATCGAGCTGGCCGCGCGCCATCTGCGCGAAAACGGCATCCAGCGCCTGATCATCGCCAACCGCACGCTGGCGCGCGCCGAGAACCTGGTGAAAGCCGTCAACGGGCTGGCCATCACGCTGGCCGAGATCCCGGCCTACCTCGCCGAAGCCGACATCGTGATCTCCTCTACCGCGAGCCAGCTGCCCATCCTCGGCAAGGGCGCGGTGGAGCGCGCGGTCAAGGCGCGCCGGCACCGGCCCATGCTGATGGTCGACATCGCCGTGCCGCGCGACATCGAGCCCGAGGTGGGCTCGCTCAACGACGTCTACCTCTACACCGTGGACGACCTCAAGGAGATCATCGACGAGGGCCTGCGTTCGCGCCAGCAGGCCGCGCTGCAGGCGGAGGACATCATCGATGCGCAGACCCTGCGCTTCATGGGCTGGCTGCGCTCGCTCGACGCCGTCACCGCCATCCGCGCATACCGCGATCATGCCGAGGCGTTGCGCGAGGGAGAACTGGAAAAGGCCCGCCGCATGCTGCGCAGCGGCGCCGATCCCGACAAGGTCCTCGCGCTCCTCGCCTACGCGCTGACCAACAAGCTCGCGCACGACCTGACGGCGCAGATGCGCCGTGCCGGCTTCGAGGGGCGCAACGACCTGCTGCGCGCCGCGCGCGAGCTGCTCGACCTGAAGGATCCGGACGAGTAA
- a CDS encoding tetratricopeptide repeat protein yields the protein MHEQGAAFAPASAAGETAHGAAPDFPSIELSGELLYQILEAEIALQRRHYDVAGARYLELTEATRDPRFAEMATKIAIFSRDDAHALQAARLWTELDPAQIEAHQMVVVASIRTGEVDAALPHIEFLLEPREGFEDGFNLIASLLSRDEDVAAALQLLERYIAGHDDNRMAYFNYAQFAVRMGQLAKAEEAIDRCLALEPGAVDAIALRVRVLQQQRREAEALNFMAESARRFPEDTRLGLMYARMLVDAKRLEEATAQYELVLGRMGPDTDVLLALGMINLQLNRLGDAEKYLLQAAQDKGAGNDALFYLGLLEEGRNNAAAAIGHYAAVAGSSLYPEARIRIVVLLAGEGRMDEAREQLNTLRMQFPDQQKRLYQVEGEILRGAGRSEEAMKVLSAALDSSPGDFDLLYQRAITADSLGQMDVFEDDLRAIIERDPDNVDALNTLGYTLADRTDRYEEAYVYIQRALARSPQNNAILDSMGWVLYRLGNHKEAIKYLRRSLEIKQDHEVAAHLGEVLWVSGAREEAINVWEQALELFPDDKLLLDVMKRFGQ from the coding sequence GTGCACGAACAGGGGGCCGCATTCGCGCCGGCGTCCGCGGCGGGGGAAACCGCGCACGGAGCCGCTCCGGATTTCCCCTCCATAGAGCTCAGCGGCGAGCTATTGTATCAGATCCTCGAGGCCGAGATCGCGTTGCAGCGCCGCCACTACGACGTCGCCGGGGCGCGTTATCTCGAATTGACTGAGGCGACACGCGATCCGCGCTTTGCAGAAATGGCGACGAAGATCGCCATCTTCTCCCGCGATGACGCCCACGCCCTTCAGGCCGCGCGGCTCTGGACGGAGCTCGATCCCGCCCAGATCGAGGCGCATCAGATGGTGGTCGTCGCCTCCATCAGGACGGGCGAGGTGGATGCCGCCCTGCCGCACATAGAATTTCTGCTGGAACCGCGCGAAGGGTTCGAAGATGGATTCAATCTCATCGCCAGCCTGCTGAGCCGCGATGAGGACGTTGCCGCCGCATTACAGCTTCTGGAGCGGTACATCGCCGGGCACGACGACAACCGGATGGCGTATTTCAATTACGCCCAGTTCGCGGTCCGCATGGGGCAGCTGGCCAAGGCGGAGGAGGCGATTGACCGCTGTCTCGCGCTGGAGCCAGGCGCGGTCGACGCCATCGCCCTTCGCGTCAGGGTGCTGCAGCAGCAGAGACGTGAAGCGGAGGCGCTCAACTTCATGGCGGAGTCGGCGCGGCGGTTTCCCGAGGATACGCGGCTCGGCCTGATGTACGCCCGCATGCTGGTCGACGCCAAACGGCTGGAAGAGGCGACCGCGCAGTATGAGCTGGTGCTCGGCCGGATGGGGCCCGACACGGACGTCCTGCTGGCTCTCGGGATGATCAACCTGCAGCTCAACCGCCTCGGCGATGCGGAGAAATACCTGCTCCAGGCCGCGCAGGACAAAGGCGCAGGCAACGATGCACTGTTCTATCTGGGCCTGCTCGAGGAAGGTCGCAACAACGCCGCCGCCGCCATCGGACACTATGCCGCCGTGGCGGGCAGCAGCCTGTATCCCGAGGCGCGGATACGCATCGTGGTTCTGCTCGCCGGTGAAGGGCGCATGGACGAGGCGCGCGAACAGCTGAACACCCTGCGTATGCAGTTCCCCGACCAGCAGAAACGCCTCTACCAGGTCGAGGGCGAGATTCTGCGCGGCGCCGGCCGGAGCGAGGAGGCGATGAAGGTCCTCAGCGCGGCGCTTGATTCCAGCCCGGGCGATTTTGACCTGCTCTACCAGCGCGCCATCACGGCGGACTCCCTGGGCCAGATGGACGTCTTCGAAGACGACCTGCGCGCCATTATCGAGCGCGATCCCGACAACGTCGACGCCCTCAATACGCTCGGCTATACGCTCGCTGACCGCACCGACCGCTACGAAGAGGCCTACGTGTACATCCAGCGCGCACTCGCCCGGAGCCCGCAGAACAACGCGATCCTGGACAGCATGGGCTGGGTGCTGTATCGCCTGGGCAATCACAAGGAGGCCATCAAGTACCTGCGCCGTTCGCTGGAGATCAAGCAGGATCACGAGGTCGCCGCGCATCTGGGCGAGGTGCTGTGGGTCTCCGGCGCGCGCGAGGAGGCGATCAACGTGTGGGAACAGGCGCTGGAGCTGTTCCCGGACGACAAGCTGCTGCTGGATGTCATGAAACGATTCGGCCAGTGA
- the lolB gene encoding outer membrane lipoprotein LolB, whose amino-acid sequence MIRRCSFPRILTGILLPLLVISCASVPDGPSLPHGETDTAWSARRAALQGMQSWDFSGRISVSGPDGSWNARIRWAQRGDAYDIDFMSLFGQRVARMESSGGAVALQLPNEEPLRAATAGELLAASFGWSAPVDALRYWVLGTPQPRHEATTRLDGRGRLSSLEQEGWRIEYPQYIGVGGAAGDLPRKLTLEGASLSIRLVIDDWYLAE is encoded by the coding sequence ATGATCCGTCGCTGCTCCTTCCCGCGAATACTGACGGGAATCCTGCTTCCCCTGCTCGTCATCTCCTGCGCCTCGGTGCCGGACGGCCCGTCGCTGCCGCACGGGGAGACCGACACCGCCTGGTCCGCGCGCCGCGCGGCCCTGCAGGGGATGCAGTCCTGGGATTTCAGCGGCCGCATCTCGGTGAGCGGCCCGGATGGTTCCTGGAACGCGCGTATCCGCTGGGCCCAGCGGGGTGATGCCTACGACATCGATTTCATGTCGCTGTTCGGGCAGAGGGTGGCGCGGATGGAGAGCAGCGGGGGCGCCGTGGCACTGCAGCTGCCGAACGAGGAACCGCTGCGCGCCGCGACCGCCGGAGAACTGCTGGCGGCGAGCTTTGGCTGGTCTGCGCCGGTTGACGCACTGCGTTACTGGGTGCTCGGGACTCCGCAGCCGCGGCATGAGGCGACGACCCGGCTCGACGGGCGCGGCCGCCTGTCCAGCCTCGAGCAGGAAGGCTGGCGTATCGAGTATCCGCAGTACATCGGCGTCGGGGGGGCGGCAGGCGACCTGCCCCGCAAGCTCACCCTGGAGGGCGCGTCCCTGAGCATCCGCCTGGTGATCGATGACTGGTATCTCGCGGAGTGA
- the ispE gene encoding 4-(cytidine 5'-diphospho)-2-C-methyl-D-erythritol kinase produces the protein MSLTDTPSRNENPAPQPDPGRGWPAPAKINRFLHITGRRADGYHLLQTVFQFLDYCDTLDFALRADGVIRRATPVPGIDPEADLAVRAARLLQRHAGVPDGADIGLVKRIPLGGGLGGGSSDAATTLCALNCLWNLEIPLDELAALGLRLGADVPVFVHGQAAWAEGVGEVLTPLSLDEPWYLVVSPDAQVSTAEIFAAPELTRDSDALTIGGFLSGDHGVNVCEPVVRARYPAVAEALDWLSRYAPARMSGTGACVFAPFVERRAADDLLRRLPADWHAFVARGRNRSPLLARVALHCAGRAR, from the coding sequence ATGAGTTTGACCGACACGCCATCCCGTAATGAAAATCCCGCCCCGCAGCCGGATCCCGGGCGCGGCTGGCCGGCGCCGGCCAAGATCAACCGCTTCCTGCACATCACCGGCCGCCGCGCCGACGGTTACCACCTGCTGCAGACGGTGTTCCAGTTTCTGGACTATTGCGACACCCTTGATTTCGCCCTGCGCGCCGACGGCGTCATCCGCCGTGCCACGCCCGTGCCCGGTATCGATCCCGAGGCCGACCTGGCCGTGCGTGCTGCACGCCTGCTGCAGCGCCACGCCGGGGTCCCGGACGGGGCCGACATCGGCCTGGTGAAACGCATCCCGCTGGGGGGTGGCCTGGGGGGAGGGAGTTCGGATGCCGCGACCACACTGTGCGCGCTTAACTGTCTATGGAATCTTGAAATTCCGCTGGATGAGCTGGCCGCCCTGGGATTGAGGCTGGGGGCGGATGTCCCGGTGTTCGTGCACGGGCAGGCGGCGTGGGCGGAGGGCGTGGGCGAAGTCCTCACCCCGCTGTCGCTGGACGAGCCCTGGTACCTCGTGGTGTCTCCGGATGCACAGGTATCCACCGCCGAGATCTTTGCCGCGCCGGAATTGACACGCGACAGCGATGCCCTCACAATAGGCGGCTTTCTTTCGGGCGATCATGGGGTTAATGTGTGCGAGCCGGTCGTGCGTGCGCGCTATCCCGCGGTGGCCGAGGCGCTGGACTGGCTGAGCCGTTACGCGCCCGCCCGCATGAGCGGGACCGGTGCCTGTGTGTTCGCGCCCTTCGTCGAGCGGCGCGCGGCCGATGATCTGCTGCGGCGTCTGCCTGCGGACTGGCACGCCTTCGTGGCCAGGGGGCGCAATCGTTCGCCCCTGCTGGCCAGGGTCGCGTTACACTGTGCGGGGCGTGCGCGGTGA
- a CDS encoding ribose-phosphate pyrophosphokinase: protein MVVFSGTAHRLLAQSIVARLNLTLGQANVDRFSDGEVHIDIAENVRGKDVFIVQPTSAPTDTHLMELLLMVDAIRRSSAYRITAVIPYFGYSRQDRRPRSARVPISARVVADMITNVGTDRVLTVDLHADQIQGFFDIPVDNVYASPVLLTDIWRSKYPRVIVVSPDVGGVVRARAMAKQLGGADLAIVDKRRPGPNIAKVMNIIGDVRDRTCVMLDDMVDTAGTLCEASRVLKEEGAAKVVAYCTHPVLSGAAVERVNTSVLDELVVTDTIPLSADAVLSPRIRQLSVADMLAETMRRINAEESVSSIYMD, encoded by the coding sequence ATGGTGGTGTTCAGCGGAACAGCACATCGCCTGCTGGCGCAGAGCATCGTCGCCCGCCTGAATCTGACGCTCGGCCAGGCCAACGTCGACCGCTTCAGTGACGGCGAGGTCCACATCGATATCGCCGAGAACGTGCGCGGCAAGGATGTGTTCATAGTGCAGCCGACCAGCGCGCCGACGGATACCCACCTGATGGAGCTGCTGCTGATGGTGGATGCGATACGCCGCTCCTCGGCCTACCGCATCACGGCGGTGATCCCGTATTTCGGCTATTCGCGCCAGGACCGGCGTCCGCGTTCGGCGCGCGTTCCGATCAGCGCCCGCGTGGTGGCGGACATGATCACCAACGTCGGCACCGACCGCGTCCTGACAGTGGACCTGCACGCCGACCAGATCCAGGGATTCTTCGACATCCCGGTGGACAATGTGTACGCCTCGCCGGTGCTGCTGACCGACATCTGGCGCAGCAAGTATCCGCGCGTGATCGTGGTGTCGCCGGACGTCGGCGGGGTGGTGCGCGCGCGCGCGATGGCGAAGCAGCTCGGCGGCGCCGACCTGGCGATCGTCGACAAGCGCCGTCCCGGTCCGAACATCGCCAAGGTAATGAACATCATCGGCGACGTACGCGACCGCACCTGCGTCATGCTCGACGACATGGTGGACACGGCGGGCACCCTGTGCGAGGCGTCGCGCGTACTGAAGGAGGAGGGCGCCGCCAAGGTGGTCGCCTACTGTACGCATCCGGTGCTGTCGGGAGCGGCCGTGGAGCGCGTCAACACTTCCGTGCTCGACGAGCTGGTGGTGACGGACACCATCCCGCTGTCGGCGGACGCGGTGCTGTCTCCCAGGATCCGCCAGCTGTCGGTGGCGGACATGCTGGCCGAGACCATGCGCCGCATCAATGCGGAGGAGTCGGTCAGCTCGATCTACATGGATTGA
- a CDS encoding 50S ribosomal protein L25/general stress protein Ctc, with protein MNVSFELNAQVRHDSGKGASRRLRREGKVPAIMYGSGQQPVSLVLDHDAVRHSLENEAFYSHILTVNVDGQAVQAVLKDLQRHSYRPIIMHMDLQRISETEELRMHVPLHFIGEASAPGVKLGGGIVSHLVTDVEVTCLPRHLPEYLEVDVSSLQLNETLHLSDIKLPEGVRIIALTHGAEHDLPVVSIHVPRAAVEAEAAPAAEAVAAPAAGEAKQEGEAKGGKG; from the coding sequence ATGAACGTGAGTTTTGAACTGAATGCGCAAGTCCGTCACGACAGCGGGAAGGGAGCGAGCCGCCGCCTGCGCCGTGAAGGCAAGGTGCCCGCCATCATGTACGGCAGCGGGCAGCAGCCCGTGAGTCTTGTGCTGGACCATGACGCGGTGCGGCACAGCCTGGAGAACGAGGCCTTTTACTCGCACATCCTCACCGTCAACGTCGACGGCCAGGCGGTGCAGGCGGTGCTCAAGGATCTCCAGCGCCACAGCTACCGTCCGATCATCATGCACATGGATCTCCAGCGCATCAGCGAGACCGAGGAACTGCGCATGCATGTTCCGCTGCACTTCATCGGCGAGGCATCAGCCCCCGGCGTCAAGCTGGGAGGCGGTATCGTTTCGCACCTGGTGACGGACGTCGAGGTTACGTGTCTGCCCAGGCATCTGCCGGAATACCTCGAGGTGGACGTCAGCAGCCTGCAGCTGAACGAGACCCTGCATCTTTCCGACATCAAGCTGCCCGAGGGCGTCAGGATCATCGCGCTGACGCACGGGGCCGAGCATGACCTGCCGGTGGTGTCGATCCATGTCCCGCGCGCGGCCGTCGAGGCCGAAGCCGCACCTGCAGCGGAGGCCGTGGCGGCCCCGGCCGCAGGCGAGGCCAAGCAGGAAGGCGAGGCGAAGGGCGGCAAGGGCTAA
- the pth gene encoding aminoacyl-tRNA hydrolase: protein MSAPIEVIAGLGNPGGDYQDTRHNAGFWLLDDLARQLGVEFRAERRFHAETARADLDGHPCHLLKPVTFMNRSGQAVAALARYYRVPLERILVVHDEIDLPPGIARLKRGGGHGGHNGLRDIIEVFGGAADFLRLRLGVGRPASSDDVVNYVLHAPSVTDRALIRTAIDDAIAVLPLVVSGEAGRAMNRLHRRRDDNAKPE, encoded by the coding sequence TTGTCGGCGCCGATCGAAGTCATCGCCGGCCTGGGAAACCCGGGCGGCGACTATCAGGATACGCGCCACAATGCGGGTTTCTGGTTGCTCGACGATCTTGCGCGGCAACTCGGTGTCGAGTTCAGGGCGGAGCGCCGTTTCCATGCGGAGACGGCGCGCGCCGATCTGGACGGACACCCCTGCCACTTGCTCAAGCCCGTCACCTTCATGAACCGCAGTGGCCAGGCGGTCGCCGCGCTCGCGCGTTATTACCGCGTTCCACTCGAGAGGATCCTGGTGGTGCACGACGAGATCGACCTGCCGCCGGGGATTGCGCGGCTCAAGCGCGGCGGCGGGCACGGTGGGCACAACGGGCTGCGCGACATAATCGAGGTGTTCGGCGGCGCGGCGGATTTCCTGCGCCTGCGCCTGGGGGTGGGGCGGCCGGCCAGCAGCGACGACGTGGTGAACTATGTGCTGCACGCACCCTCGGTTACGGACCGCGCCCTGATACGCACGGCGATCGACGATGCCATCGCGGTGCTGCCGCTAGTCGTGTCCGGTGAGGCCGGGCGCGCCATGAACCGGCTCCACCGCCGCAGGGACGACAACGCAAAGCCGGAATAG
- the ychF gene encoding redox-regulated ATPase YchF, translating into MGFKCGIVGLPNVGKSTLFNALTKAGIDASNYPFCTIEPNVGVVPMPDPRLAALAAIVRPQRVLPTTMEFVDIAGLVAGASKGEGLGNKFLAHIRETQAIAHVVRCFENDDIVHVAGRIDPLADIETIDTELALADMETVERALERIARQTRSGDKEALARQALLEKLRAHLDTAAPVRSLGLGDQLDKLQDLHLLTAKPTMYIANVAENGFENNPLLDRVRAFAAAEGAEVVPVCAAIESEIAELPDEEKAEFLADLHLDEPGLNRVIRAGYRLLKLQTYFTAGEKEVRAWTIPVGATGPEAAGVIHTDFQKGFIRAEVIAYADFIACNGEQGAKEAGKWRLEGKEYIVQDGDVIHFRFNV; encoded by the coding sequence ATGGGATTCAAATGCGGCATCGTCGGACTGCCCAACGTGGGCAAGTCGACGCTGTTCAATGCGCTGACCAAGGCCGGCATCGACGCGAGCAACTATCCGTTCTGCACCATCGAGCCGAACGTGGGCGTGGTCCCGATGCCGGACCCGCGCCTGGCGGCGCTCGCCGCCATCGTCAGGCCGCAGCGCGTGCTGCCGACCACCATGGAGTTCGTCGACATCGCGGGTCTGGTGGCCGGCGCCTCCAAGGGAGAGGGGCTCGGCAACAAGTTCCTGGCGCATATCCGCGAGACCCAGGCCATCGCCCATGTGGTGCGCTGCTTCGAGAACGACGACATCGTGCACGTCGCGGGCCGGATTGATCCGCTGGCGGACATCGAGACGATCGATACGGAACTGGCCCTGGCGGATATGGAGACTGTGGAGCGCGCACTTGAGCGTATCGCGCGCCAGACCCGCAGCGGGGACAAGGAGGCCCTGGCGCGGCAGGCCTTGCTGGAGAAACTGCGCGCGCATCTCGATACTGCGGCACCGGTGCGATCCCTGGGACTGGGCGACCAGCTGGACAAACTGCAGGATCTGCACCTGTTGACAGCCAAGCCGACGATGTACATCGCCAACGTGGCGGAGAACGGCTTCGAGAATAATCCGTTGCTCGACCGCGTGCGCGCCTTCGCCGCGGCGGAAGGCGCCGAGGTGGTGCCGGTGTGCGCGGCGATCGAATCCGAGATCGCGGAACTGCCGGATGAGGAAAAGGCGGAGTTCCTCGCCGACCTGCATCTGGACGAGCCCGGCCTCAACCGGGTGATCCGGGCCGGTTACCGCCTGCTGAAGCTGCAGACCTATTTCACCGCCGGTGAGAAAGAGGTGCGCGCCTGGACCATTCCGGTCGGCGCCACCGGCCCGGAGGCGGCCGGGGTGATTCACACGGATTTCCAGAAGGGTTTCATCCGCGCCGAGGTCATCGCCTATGCCGATTTCATCGCCTGCAATGGCGAGCAGGGCGCGAAGGAGGCGGGCAAGTGGCGCCTGGAAGGCAAGGAGTACATCGTCCAGGACGGCGATGTCATCCACTTCCGGTTTAACGTCTAG